From one Microbulbifer sp. A4B17 genomic stretch:
- a CDS encoding RNA polymerase sigma factor: MNKARKTLLERLFTEHGQALVRFVSRIVKSPDDAEDIAQHAYLRLQKLSDEKELENPRAYLYQIANNLAVDQLRRGKLHVEYVSQQLPMEGEPYTDDHADHQSPERLLAARQQLQSIYDTMDRLPLKCRQAFLLHRTRGLSYSEIAQEMNISVSSVEKYILQALKACRKKVNPGP; this comes from the coding sequence ATGAATAAGGCCAGGAAGACGCTTCTCGAAAGGCTGTTTACCGAGCACGGACAGGCCTTGGTACGCTTTGTCTCTCGCATTGTCAAAAGCCCTGACGATGCCGAGGATATCGCCCAACACGCCTATTTGCGCCTGCAAAAGCTCAGCGATGAAAAGGAACTCGAGAACCCACGGGCCTACCTCTACCAGATTGCCAATAACCTGGCCGTGGACCAGCTGCGCCGAGGCAAACTCCATGTGGAGTACGTGAGTCAGCAGCTTCCCATGGAGGGTGAGCCCTACACAGACGATCATGCTGACCACCAGTCACCGGAAAGACTGCTTGCAGCCCGCCAGCAGCTGCAATCAATCTACGACACCATGGACAGGCTACCCCTAAAGTGTCGCCAAGCCTTTCTACTGCACAGGACCCGAGGCCTCTCCTATAGTGAAATCGCCCAGGAGATGAATATCTCGGTTAGCAGTGTTGAGAAGTATATTTTGCAGGCTTTGAAAGCGTGCCGTAAGAAGGTAAATCCCGGGCCATGA
- the dnaX gene encoding DNA polymerase III subunit gamma/tau, with product MSYQVLARKWRPKLFREMVGQEHVLQALINALDNGRLHHAYLFAGTRGVGKTTIARILAKCLNCEEGVSSEPCGHCHTCNEIADGRFVDLIEVDAASRTKVEDTRELLENVQYAPTRGRFKVYLIDEVHMLSNSSFNALLKTLEEPPPHVKFLLATTDPQKLPVTVLSRCLQFKLKNMSPERVVGHLKFVLEQEQVPFEEGALWHLGRAADGSMRDGMSLTDQAIAFGGGQITEAEVRGMLGSIDTGLVWKLLQALSEEDAPALFATVAELSQQAPDYSAALAELADNLHRIAVAQVLPQSIDNSLGDGERLRNLAGRIAPENVQLYYQMALLARRDLPLAPDQRSGFEMALLRMLAFRPQGVADIPRSPLPSASEPVSPAPAPEALQPQAPVAPEVPGGSPLKKPEAAQPQAVATVDLAPSQAVQGLQPSQNQVEQQEAEPAVPAELISEPATGAQPEQITSPSPVQGVAEERPQRKDVLAELRQRVAEVESAPAPQQPVPQNTVNTSREAPVESRGQEVPKGRLEALTPGSWPVMYGQLGITGILHSIAQHLEMVGRQDNILSFTLDESYSSLYDEVHQRRLGDSLADFFQQPVVAQIQVGQVHGSTPARLVAATRQARLEAALDALVADPLVQELQTELSAELVPGSVESLVVED from the coding sequence ATGAGTTATCAAGTACTGGCACGGAAGTGGCGGCCGAAGCTGTTTCGCGAGATGGTGGGACAGGAGCATGTTCTCCAGGCGTTGATCAACGCCCTGGATAATGGTCGCTTGCATCACGCCTACCTCTTTGCCGGTACTCGTGGTGTGGGTAAAACCACGATTGCACGAATCCTGGCTAAGTGTCTGAATTGTGAAGAGGGAGTCAGTTCTGAACCCTGTGGCCATTGTCATACTTGCAATGAGATTGCCGATGGCCGATTTGTCGACCTGATCGAAGTCGATGCAGCCTCGCGTACCAAGGTCGAAGATACTCGTGAACTGCTTGAGAACGTGCAGTACGCACCGACCCGGGGTCGCTTCAAGGTTTACCTGATCGATGAAGTCCATATGTTGTCGAACAGCTCGTTTAACGCGCTGTTAAAAACCCTCGAAGAACCGCCTCCCCATGTGAAGTTTCTACTGGCAACGACTGATCCGCAGAAGTTGCCGGTTACCGTGCTGTCCCGCTGTCTCCAGTTCAAGCTGAAGAATATGAGCCCCGAGCGGGTTGTGGGGCACTTGAAGTTTGTGTTGGAGCAGGAACAGGTTCCGTTTGAAGAGGGCGCCCTGTGGCATCTTGGTCGCGCGGCAGATGGCAGTATGCGCGATGGGATGAGTCTTACCGACCAGGCCATCGCATTTGGTGGAGGGCAAATTACCGAGGCAGAAGTGCGCGGTATGCTGGGCAGTATCGATACCGGCTTGGTGTGGAAACTGCTGCAAGCCTTGTCCGAAGAGGATGCGCCGGCCTTATTTGCCACAGTTGCTGAGTTGTCCCAGCAGGCCCCTGATTACAGTGCTGCGCTGGCAGAACTCGCCGATAACCTGCACCGTATTGCAGTGGCTCAGGTGTTGCCTCAATCTATCGATAATTCCCTGGGTGATGGTGAGCGACTGAGAAATTTAGCTGGGCGTATCGCCCCGGAAAATGTGCAGCTGTATTACCAGATGGCCCTGCTGGCCCGGCGTGACCTGCCCTTGGCCCCGGATCAGCGCAGTGGCTTTGAAATGGCTCTACTGCGGATGTTGGCTTTCCGCCCCCAGGGTGTTGCGGATATTCCCCGTTCGCCACTGCCATCGGCTTCCGAACCCGTTTCACCAGCACCGGCTCCAGAAGCGCTACAGCCACAGGCTCCTGTAGCGCCAGAAGTACCGGGGGGCAGCCCGCTAAAAAAGCCTGAAGCGGCACAGCCGCAGGCTGTAGCAACGGTTGATCTAGCTCCCTCGCAGGCAGTGCAGGGCCTACAGCCGTCGCAGAATCAGGTAGAGCAGCAAGAGGCAGAGCCGGCGGTCCCAGCTGAATTGATCAGTGAGCCAGCGACGGGGGCTCAGCCGGAGCAAATTACAAGCCCGTCCCCTGTCCAGGGAGTGGCAGAAGAGCGTCCCCAGCGTAAAGATGTCCTGGCCGAGCTGCGCCAGCGAGTTGCGGAAGTGGAGTCGGCGCCGGCACCACAGCAACCAGTACCACAAAATACAGTGAATACCTCGCGGGAGGCTCCGGTAGAAAGCCGCGGTCAGGAAGTGCCAAAAGGGCGTTTGGAAGCATTAACGCCTGGCAGTTGGCCGGTAATGTATGGACAGCTGGGTATTACCGGTATTTTGCACTCCATTGCCCAGCATTTGGAGATGGTGGGCAGGCAGGACAATATACTCTCGTTCACCCTGGATGAATCCTACAGCAGCCTCTACGACGAAGTTCACCAGCGGCGCCTGGGGGACTCTCTGGCAGACTTCTTCCAGCAGCCTGTGGTGGCGCAGATACAAGTAGGGCAGGTACATGGGAGTACCCCCGCCCGGTTAGTCGCAGCTACCCGCCAAGCGCGGCTTGAAGCTGCCCTGGATGCACTGGTCGCTGACCCGCTGGTTCAAGAATTACAGACAGAATTGAGTGCGGAACTGGTGCCGGGCTCCGTAGAATCACTAGTAGTAGAAGATTAA
- a CDS encoding YbaB/EbfC family nucleoid-associated protein yields the protein MKGLGDLMQQAQKMQADMQEKMQKMQQELTELRICGESGAGMVKVTMNGRHDVISVEIDPSLMTEEKEMLEDLLAAAVNDAVRRVEEKTQELQKQGMGDLTSGINLPEGFKFPF from the coding sequence ATGAAAGGTTTGGGCGATTTGATGCAGCAGGCCCAGAAAATGCAGGCCGATATGCAGGAAAAAATGCAGAAGATGCAGCAGGAGCTGACGGAACTGCGTATCTGCGGTGAGTCTGGGGCGGGTATGGTCAAGGTGACGATGAATGGTCGCCACGATGTGATATCTGTGGAAATTGATCCCTCCCTGATGACCGAAGAGAAGGAAATGCTGGAAGACCTGCTGGCCGCTGCGGTCAACGACGCTGTGCGCCGTGTAGAGGAAAAAACACAGGAACTGCAAAAGCAGGGGATGGGAGACCTGACTTCAGGTATCAATTTGCCTGAAGGCTTTAAGTTCCCCTTTTAA
- the recR gene encoding recombination mediator RecR has product MFSPLIEELIRALRCLPSVGPKSAQRMAMYLLEKDREAASLLAQSLARAVEQVGRCGQCRTLTEEPVCSLCSNSRREQDSLCVVETPADVLAIEQAGNYHGRYFVLHGHLSPIDGIGPGDLGIDLLEQRLATEQLRELIVATNPTVEGEATAQYIAERARAQGVAVSRIAHGVPIGGELEYIDGGTLAHAFNSRTAFFSGS; this is encoded by the coding sequence ATGTTTAGTCCCCTGATTGAAGAGCTGATCCGCGCGCTCCGCTGTCTGCCCAGTGTGGGCCCCAAGTCCGCGCAGCGCATGGCGATGTACCTGTTGGAAAAAGACCGGGAAGCTGCCTCCCTGCTGGCCCAGAGTTTGGCGCGAGCGGTGGAACAAGTGGGGCGCTGTGGGCAGTGTCGCACCCTCACAGAGGAGCCCGTTTGCTCATTGTGTAGCAATAGCCGGCGCGAGCAGGACTCACTTTGCGTGGTTGAGACGCCCGCTGATGTTCTGGCTATTGAGCAGGCCGGTAATTACCACGGTCGCTACTTTGTCCTGCATGGGCATCTCTCGCCCATTGATGGCATTGGCCCGGGGGACCTGGGGATCGACTTGCTGGAGCAGAGGCTCGCTACTGAGCAGTTGCGCGAACTTATTGTCGCCACTAACCCTACGGTAGAAGGTGAAGCTACCGCGCAGTACATCGCGGAGAGAGCTCGTGCCCAGGGGGTGGCGGTGAGCCGGATTGCCCACGGTGTGCCCATCGGCGGAGAGCTGGAATATATCGATGGCGGCACTCTTGCCCATGCATTTAATAGTCGAACCGCATTTTTCTCTGGCAGTTGA
- the rnd gene encoding ribonuclease D, translated as MTEIDTTPRWVDSYEQLVELCAEWRKQSAVALDTEFMRSRTFYPQPALVQVGDGKHCYLIDNLAIEELQPLRDLLLNTAVTKIMHSCSEDLETLERLLGVIPEPIFDTQVAAAICGMGAGLGYAATVNQLLHIELPKSETRSDWLQRPLSDAQKTYAALDVAWLPVLYGVLVKGLNAKGRLEWLQEDCASLVVTARNPNPPEVYYQKVKGAWRLRSKQLAVLQDVCAWREKQARALNMPRNHLLKENICIGLAQQLPRHRGALSQLGMEGRALREHGETLLKIVAQACERSDPPARMQQPLNRQQGEILKQLRLEMVSIAERAGLPAEILIRKKELEALVQARQPELEGRLRGWRADVIGHPLLEALKQLRKEELK; from the coding sequence ATGACAGAAATAGATACCACTCCACGCTGGGTCGACAGTTACGAGCAGCTGGTAGAGTTGTGTGCAGAGTGGCGCAAGCAGAGTGCGGTAGCCTTGGATACCGAGTTCATGCGCAGCCGTACTTTTTATCCCCAACCGGCCCTGGTCCAGGTAGGTGATGGAAAACATTGCTACCTGATCGACAATTTGGCTATCGAGGAGTTACAGCCGCTTCGCGACCTCTTACTCAATACCGCTGTCACTAAAATTATGCACAGTTGTAGTGAGGACCTGGAAACCCTGGAGCGCTTGCTGGGGGTGATTCCCGAGCCCATTTTTGATACCCAAGTTGCCGCTGCGATCTGTGGTATGGGAGCGGGCTTAGGTTATGCAGCGACAGTTAACCAGCTACTGCATATTGAATTGCCCAAGAGTGAAACCCGCTCGGACTGGCTGCAGAGACCTCTCAGTGATGCACAGAAAACCTATGCGGCCCTCGATGTCGCTTGGTTGCCGGTACTCTACGGCGTACTGGTAAAAGGCCTCAATGCGAAGGGGCGCCTGGAGTGGTTGCAGGAAGACTGTGCATCATTGGTGGTCACGGCTCGAAACCCGAACCCACCTGAGGTTTACTACCAAAAAGTGAAAGGTGCTTGGCGCCTGCGCAGTAAACAACTGGCAGTGCTTCAGGATGTGTGTGCCTGGCGCGAAAAGCAGGCCAGGGCGCTGAATATGCCGCGCAATCACTTGTTGAAAGAGAATATCTGTATCGGCCTGGCCCAACAGTTGCCCCGGCATAGAGGTGCCTTGAGCCAACTGGGTATGGAAGGGCGAGCTCTGCGTGAGCACGGCGAGACCTTGTTAAAAATCGTTGCCCAAGCCTGCGAGAGAAGCGATCCACCTGCGCGAATGCAGCAGCCCCTCAACCGGCAGCAGGGAGAAATCCTCAAGCAACTGCGGCTTGAGATGGTGTCTATTGCCGAGCGGGCCGGGTTGCCTGCCGAAATATTAATTCGCAAAAAAGAGCTGGAAGCGTTGGTCCAGGCCCGTCAACCAGAGTTGGAGGGCCGGCTCAGAGGATGGCGGGCCGATGTGATTGGCCACCCTTTGCTCGAAGCTCTGAAACAATTGCGTAAAGAGGAATTGAAGTGA
- a CDS encoding YcgL domain-containing protein, with product MKVLCDIYRSPNKDEMYLYVDKREGTARVPKNLLELFGKPQHVTTMLMTPDKKLARAEADKLLKEVRTRGYYLQMPPVADSEMSEIALKNSKLQR from the coding sequence GTGAAAGTTTTATGCGATATTTATCGCAGCCCGAATAAAGACGAAATGTATCTGTACGTGGATAAGCGCGAGGGCACTGCGAGGGTTCCCAAAAATCTACTGGAGCTTTTCGGCAAGCCGCAGCATGTCACTACGATGTTGATGACGCCGGACAAAAAGCTGGCCCGTGCAGAGGCGGACAAGTTACTCAAAGAGGTGCGCACTCGCGGCTATTACTTACAGATGCCGCCAGTAGCCGACTCCGAAATGAGTGAAATCGCCCTGAAGAACAGCAAGTTGCAACGCTGA
- a CDS encoding YcgN family cysteine cluster protein, with translation MAQEPFWRRKTLEQMNRSEWEQLCDGCGRCCLHSLEDEDTGEVYLTNVACRLLDTHSCQCSKYSQRKAHVPGCIQLRIEDIAEFDWLPLTCAYRSLAEGRPLADWHPLVSGDPESVHRAGISVHGRVVSEESVHPDDMEDHIVSWVEQG, from the coding sequence ATGGCACAGGAGCCTTTTTGGCGGCGGAAAACGCTGGAGCAAATGAATCGGTCCGAGTGGGAGCAGCTTTGTGACGGTTGTGGTCGCTGCTGTCTGCACAGCTTGGAAGATGAGGATACGGGTGAGGTCTACCTCACTAATGTGGCCTGTCGCTTGTTGGATACCCATTCCTGCCAGTGCAGCAAGTACAGCCAGCGCAAAGCCCATGTTCCCGGATGCATTCAGTTGCGTATAGAGGATATTGCCGAATTCGATTGGTTGCCGCTCACCTGCGCATACCGCAGTCTTGCGGAAGGGCGCCCTCTTGCGGACTGGCACCCATTGGTGTCGGGGGACCCGGAATCCGTGCATCGGGCGGGGATATCGGTGCATGGGCGCGTTGTCAGTGAAGAGTCGGTTCATCCAGACGATATGGAGGATCATATTGTCTCTTGGGTTGAACAGGGTTGA
- a CDS encoding YEATS-associated helix-containing protein produces the protein MLDHLLILTAVMLVSGILGGLVNYYQMLFTEEDPAGLARCLIMGLCGALMVPIFLKFTQSDLLIEIQGDPSRLLIFTGYCLLAAIASRMFVFNAARRQLRDASIARARVENMEQELRTMQLEMMPLLEHEIEGDPEQGPTIDFNQIRKLDDNALQVLHLLNTGECVFRSLSGMVQDSGMETNSIARALNSLLVLEMVGKIHSHLGIRWYITGKGRQVVHRRSTQMA, from the coding sequence ATGCTCGATCACCTGCTTATATTGACTGCAGTAATGCTGGTTTCGGGCATTTTGGGTGGGTTGGTCAATTACTATCAAATGCTGTTTACCGAAGAAGATCCAGCGGGGCTCGCACGTTGCCTGATTATGGGGCTGTGTGGCGCCTTGATGGTGCCGATATTCCTTAAATTCACCCAGAGTGACTTGTTGATAGAAATCCAGGGTGACCCCTCGCGTTTATTGATTTTTACCGGTTACTGCCTGCTCGCTGCAATTGCGTCCCGTATGTTCGTGTTTAACGCCGCGCGGCGCCAGTTGCGCGACGCCAGTATTGCCCGCGCCCGGGTAGAGAATATGGAGCAGGAACTGCGCACCATGCAGTTGGAAATGATGCCCCTATTGGAGCATGAAATTGAGGGCGATCCCGAGCAGGGGCCGACCATCGATTTCAATCAGATCCGTAAATTGGATGACAATGCCCTACAGGTGCTGCATTTGTTAAATACCGGGGAGTGTGTATTTCGATCTCTTTCCGGCATGGTGCAGGACAGCGGTATGGAAACCAATTCTATAGCTCGTGCCTTGAACAGCTTGCTGGTGCTGGAGATGGTCGGGAAAATTCACAGTCACCTGGGCATCCGCTGGTATATCACCGGCAAAGGTCGCCAGGTTGTACACCGCCGCAGTACCCAGATGGCCTAG